A genomic window from Aquila chrysaetos chrysaetos chromosome 9, bAquChr1.4, whole genome shotgun sequence includes:
- the MEF2D gene encoding myocyte-specific enhancer factor 2D isoform X1 — MGRKKIQIQRITDERNRQVTFTKRKFGLMKKAYELSVLCDCEIALIIFNHSNKLFQYASTDMDKVLLKYTEYNEPHESRTNADIIETLRKKGFNGCDSPEPDGDDSIDQSPLMEDKYRKGSEDLDILFKRYGSAVPAPNFAMPVTVPVTNQNTLQFSNPGSSLVTQSLVTSSLTDPRLLSPQQPALQRNTVSPGLPQRPASAGAMLGGDLNNTNGACPSPVGNGYVSARASPGLLPVSNGSSLGKIIPAKSPPPPSHSTQLATNSRKPDLRVITSQSGKGLMHHLTEDHLALQNTQRLGVSQATHSLTTPVVSVATPSLLTQGLPFSAMPTAYNTDYQLTSAELSSLPAFSSPGGLSLGNISAWQQQQQQQQQQQQQQQQQQQQQQQQQQQQQQQQHLVPVSLGNLIQGSHLSHTTTLTVNTNPNISIKSEPVSPNRERNTATPLSTFPHQPRHEPTGRSPVDSLSSNTSSYEGSSERDDPARPDFGSSLGLLRPTSEPEGESPSVKRMRLDTWVT; from the exons atggggagaaaaaagatcCAGATCCAGCGGATCACAGACGAGCGGAATCGGCAG GTGACCTTCACCAAGCGCAAGTTTGGCTTGATGAAGAAAGCCTACGAGCTGAGCGTCCTCTGCGACTGCGAGATCGCCCTGATCATCTTCAACCACTCGAACAAGCTGTTCCAGTATGCCAGCACCGACATGGACAAGGTGCTGCTCAAGTACACCGAGTACAATGAGCCCCACGAGAGCCGGACCAACGCGGACATCATTGAG ACATTaagaaagaaaggttttaaCGGCTGTGACAGCCCGGAGCCCGACGGCGATGACTCGATAGACCAGAGCCCCTTGATGGAGGATAAATACCGTAAAGGCAGCGAGGATCTGGATATCCTGTTCAAGCGATACGGT TCCGCAGTGCCCGCTCCGAACTTCGCCATGCCCGTGACGGTGCCGGTGACCAACCAAAACACGCTGCAGTTCAGCAACCCGGGCAGTTCGCTAGTGACCCAGTCCCTGGTGACCTCCTCGCTGACGGACCCCCGGCTCCTCTCGCCGCAGCAACCGGCGCTGCAGAGAAACACCGTGTCCCCGGGGCTGCCACAGAGGCCAGCCAGCGCAG GGGCGATGCTTGGGGGAGATCTGAACAACACGAACGGAGCCTGCCCGAGCCCCGTGG GAAACGGCTACGTGAGTGCCAGAGCCTCTCCGGGTCTCCTTCCCGTGTCCAACGGCAGCAGCTTGGGCAAGATCATCCCAGCCAAGTCCCCGCCACCGCCCTCCCACAGCACGCAGCTTGCCACCAACAGCCGCAAGCCGGATTTACGTGTGATCACCTCGCAGAGTGGGAAGGGGCTAATGCACCATTTG ACGGAGGACCACTTGGCTCTG CAGAATACGCAGCGGTTAGGTGTCTCCCAAGCAACTCACTCTTTAACCACACCGGTTGTTTCTGTCGCTACTCCGAGTTTGCTGACGCAGGGGCTGCCTTTCTCTGCCATGCCCACAGCGTACAACACAG ATTATCAACTGACAAGCGCCGAGTTGTCTTCGCTGCCAGCGTTCAGCTCACCTGGTGGGCTGTCCCTCGGCAACATCTCTgcttggcagcagcagcagcagcaacagcaacagcagcagcagcagcagcagcagcaacagcaacagcagcagcaacagcagcagcaacagcagcagcaacagcaccTGGTTCCTGTATCACTAGGAAATTTAAT ACAAGGGAGTCACTTGTCCCACACCACCACTTTGACTGTCAACACCAACCCCAACATCAGCATCAAGTCGGAACCCGTCTCGCCCAACCGGGAAAGAAACACTGCTACCCCGCTCAGCACCTTCCCCCACCAGCCGCGGCACGAGCCCACCGGCCGCTCGCCCGTCGACAGCCTCAGCAGCAACACCAGCTCCTACGAAGGCAGCAGCGAGCGGGACGATCCTGCCCGCCCCGATTTCGGCTCATCCCTGGGCCTCCTGCGACCCACCAGCGAGCCCGAGGGGGAAAGCCCCTCTGTAAAGCGTATGCGTTTGGATACCTGGGTCACATAA
- the MEF2D gene encoding myocyte-specific enhancer factor 2D isoform X5 translates to MGRKKIQIQRITDERNRQVTFTKRKFGLMKKAYELSVLCDCEIALIIFNHSNKLFQYASTDMDKVLLKYTEYNEPHESRTNADIIETLRKKGFNGCDSPEPDGDDSIDQSPLMEDKYRKGSEDLDILFKRYGSAVPAPNFAMPVTVPVTNQNTLQFSNPGSSLVTQSLVTSSLTDPRLLSPQQPALQRNTVSPGLPQRPASAGAMLGGDLNNTNGACPSPVGNGYVSARASPGLLPVSNGSSLGKIIPAKSPPPPSHSTQLATNSRKPDLRVITSQSGKGLMHHLQNTQRLGVSQATHSLTTPVVSVATPSLLTQGLPFSAMPTAYNTDYQLTSAELSSLPAFSSPGGLSLGNISAWQQQQQQQQQQQQQQQQQQQQQQQQQQQQQQQQHLVPVSLGNLIQGSHLSHTTTLTVNTNPNISIKSEPVSPNRERNTATPLSTFPHQPRHEPTGRSPVDSLSSNTSSYEGSSERDDPARPDFGSSLGLLRPTSEPEGESPSVKRMRLDTWVT, encoded by the exons atggggagaaaaaagatcCAGATCCAGCGGATCACAGACGAGCGGAATCGGCAG GTGACCTTCACCAAGCGCAAGTTTGGCTTGATGAAGAAAGCCTACGAGCTGAGCGTCCTCTGCGACTGCGAGATCGCCCTGATCATCTTCAACCACTCGAACAAGCTGTTCCAGTATGCCAGCACCGACATGGACAAGGTGCTGCTCAAGTACACCGAGTACAATGAGCCCCACGAGAGCCGGACCAACGCGGACATCATTGAG ACATTaagaaagaaaggttttaaCGGCTGTGACAGCCCGGAGCCCGACGGCGATGACTCGATAGACCAGAGCCCCTTGATGGAGGATAAATACCGTAAAGGCAGCGAGGATCTGGATATCCTGTTCAAGCGATACGGT TCCGCAGTGCCCGCTCCGAACTTCGCCATGCCCGTGACGGTGCCGGTGACCAACCAAAACACGCTGCAGTTCAGCAACCCGGGCAGTTCGCTAGTGACCCAGTCCCTGGTGACCTCCTCGCTGACGGACCCCCGGCTCCTCTCGCCGCAGCAACCGGCGCTGCAGAGAAACACCGTGTCCCCGGGGCTGCCACAGAGGCCAGCCAGCGCAG GGGCGATGCTTGGGGGAGATCTGAACAACACGAACGGAGCCTGCCCGAGCCCCGTGG GAAACGGCTACGTGAGTGCCAGAGCCTCTCCGGGTCTCCTTCCCGTGTCCAACGGCAGCAGCTTGGGCAAGATCATCCCAGCCAAGTCCCCGCCACCGCCCTCCCACAGCACGCAGCTTGCCACCAACAGCCGCAAGCCGGATTTACGTGTGATCACCTCGCAGAGTGGGAAGGGGCTAATGCACCATTTG CAGAATACGCAGCGGTTAGGTGTCTCCCAAGCAACTCACTCTTTAACCACACCGGTTGTTTCTGTCGCTACTCCGAGTTTGCTGACGCAGGGGCTGCCTTTCTCTGCCATGCCCACAGCGTACAACACAG ATTATCAACTGACAAGCGCCGAGTTGTCTTCGCTGCCAGCGTTCAGCTCACCTGGTGGGCTGTCCCTCGGCAACATCTCTgcttggcagcagcagcagcagcaacagcaacagcagcagcagcagcagcagcagcaacagcaacagcagcagcaacagcagcagcaacagcagcagcaacagcaccTGGTTCCTGTATCACTAGGAAATTTAAT ACAAGGGAGTCACTTGTCCCACACCACCACTTTGACTGTCAACACCAACCCCAACATCAGCATCAAGTCGGAACCCGTCTCGCCCAACCGGGAAAGAAACACTGCTACCCCGCTCAGCACCTTCCCCCACCAGCCGCGGCACGAGCCCACCGGCCGCTCGCCCGTCGACAGCCTCAGCAGCAACACCAGCTCCTACGAAGGCAGCAGCGAGCGGGACGATCCTGCCCGCCCCGATTTCGGCTCATCCCTGGGCCTCCTGCGACCCACCAGCGAGCCCGAGGGGGAAAGCCCCTCTGTAAAGCGTATGCGTTTGGATACCTGGGTCACATAA
- the MEF2D gene encoding myocyte-specific enhancer factor 2D isoform X7 codes for MGRKKIQIQRITDERNRQVTFTKRKFGLMKKAYELSVLCDCEIALIIFNHSNKLFQYASTDMDKVLLKYTEYNEPHESRTNADIIEALNKKHRECESPEGDEVFALTPQTEEKYKKIDEEFDKMMQSYRLASAVPAPNFAMPVTVPVTNQNTLQFSNPGSSLVTQSLVTSSLTDPRLLSPQQPALQRNTVSPGLPQRPASAGAMLGGDLNNTNGACPSPVGNGYVSARASPGLLPVSNGSSLGKIIPAKSPPPPSHSTQLATNSRKPDLRVITSQSGKGLMHHLNTQRLGVSQATHSLTTPVVSVATPSLLTQGLPFSAMPTAYNTDYQLTSAELSSLPAFSSPGGLSLGNISAWQQQQQQQQQQQQQQQQQQQQQQQQQQQQQQQQHLVPVSLGNLIQGSHLSHTTTLTVNTNPNISIKSEPVSPNRERNTATPLSTFPHQPRHEPTGRSPVDSLSSNTSSYEGSSERDDPARPDFGSSLGLLRPTSEPEGESPSVKRMRLDTWVT; via the exons atggggagaaaaaagatcCAGATCCAGCGGATCACAGACGAGCGGAATCGGCAG GTGACCTTCACCAAGCGCAAGTTTGGCTTGATGAAGAAAGCCTACGAGCTGAGCGTCCTCTGCGACTGCGAGATCGCCCTGATCATCTTCAACCACTCGAACAAGCTGTTCCAGTATGCCAGCACCGACATGGACAAGGTGCTGCTCAAGTACACCGAGTACAATGAGCCCCACGAGAGCCGGACCAACGCGGACATCATTGAG GCGCTGAACAAGAAGCACAGGGAGTGCGAGAGCCCGGAAGGGGATGAAGTGTTTGCGTTGACCCCACAGACggaagagaaatataaaaagattGATGAGGAGTTTGATAAAATGATGCAGAGTTACCGGCTCGCA TCCGCAGTGCCCGCTCCGAACTTCGCCATGCCCGTGACGGTGCCGGTGACCAACCAAAACACGCTGCAGTTCAGCAACCCGGGCAGTTCGCTAGTGACCCAGTCCCTGGTGACCTCCTCGCTGACGGACCCCCGGCTCCTCTCGCCGCAGCAACCGGCGCTGCAGAGAAACACCGTGTCCCCGGGGCTGCCACAGAGGCCAGCCAGCGCAG GGGCGATGCTTGGGGGAGATCTGAACAACACGAACGGAGCCTGCCCGAGCCCCGTGG GAAACGGCTACGTGAGTGCCAGAGCCTCTCCGGGTCTCCTTCCCGTGTCCAACGGCAGCAGCTTGGGCAAGATCATCCCAGCCAAGTCCCCGCCACCGCCCTCCCACAGCACGCAGCTTGCCACCAACAGCCGCAAGCCGGATTTACGTGTGATCACCTCGCAGAGTGGGAAGGGGCTAATGCACCATTTG AATACGCAGCGGTTAGGTGTCTCCCAAGCAACTCACTCTTTAACCACACCGGTTGTTTCTGTCGCTACTCCGAGTTTGCTGACGCAGGGGCTGCCTTTCTCTGCCATGCCCACAGCGTACAACACAG ATTATCAACTGACAAGCGCCGAGTTGTCTTCGCTGCCAGCGTTCAGCTCACCTGGTGGGCTGTCCCTCGGCAACATCTCTgcttggcagcagcagcagcagcaacagcaacagcagcagcagcagcagcagcagcaacagcaacagcagcagcaacagcagcagcaacagcagcagcaacagcaccTGGTTCCTGTATCACTAGGAAATTTAAT ACAAGGGAGTCACTTGTCCCACACCACCACTTTGACTGTCAACACCAACCCCAACATCAGCATCAAGTCGGAACCCGTCTCGCCCAACCGGGAAAGAAACACTGCTACCCCGCTCAGCACCTTCCCCCACCAGCCGCGGCACGAGCCCACCGGCCGCTCGCCCGTCGACAGCCTCAGCAGCAACACCAGCTCCTACGAAGGCAGCAGCGAGCGGGACGATCCTGCCCGCCCCGATTTCGGCTCATCCCTGGGCCTCCTGCGACCCACCAGCGAGCCCGAGGGGGAAAGCCCCTCTGTAAAGCGTATGCGTTTGGATACCTGGGTCACATAA
- the MEF2D gene encoding myocyte-specific enhancer factor 2D isoform X6 — MGRKKIQIQRITDERNRQVTFTKRKFGLMKKAYELSVLCDCEIALIIFNHSNKLFQYASTDMDKVLLKYTEYNEPHESRTNADIIETLRKKGFNGCDSPEPDGDDSIDQSPLMEDKYRKGSEDLDILFKRYGSAVPAPNFAMPVTVPVTNQNTLQFSNPGSSLVTQSLVTSSLTDPRLLSPQQPALQRNTVSPGLPQRPASAGAMLGGDLNNTNGACPSPVGNGYVSARASPGLLPVSNGSSLGKIIPAKSPPPPSHSTQLATNSRKPDLRVITSQSGKGLMHHLNTQRLGVSQATHSLTTPVVSVATPSLLTQGLPFSAMPTAYNTDYQLTSAELSSLPAFSSPGGLSLGNISAWQQQQQQQQQQQQQQQQQQQQQQQQQQQQQQQQHLVPVSLGNLIQGSHLSHTTTLTVNTNPNISIKSEPVSPNRERNTATPLSTFPHQPRHEPTGRSPVDSLSSNTSSYEGSSERDDPARPDFGSSLGLLRPTSEPEGESPSVKRMRLDTWVT; from the exons atggggagaaaaaagatcCAGATCCAGCGGATCACAGACGAGCGGAATCGGCAG GTGACCTTCACCAAGCGCAAGTTTGGCTTGATGAAGAAAGCCTACGAGCTGAGCGTCCTCTGCGACTGCGAGATCGCCCTGATCATCTTCAACCACTCGAACAAGCTGTTCCAGTATGCCAGCACCGACATGGACAAGGTGCTGCTCAAGTACACCGAGTACAATGAGCCCCACGAGAGCCGGACCAACGCGGACATCATTGAG ACATTaagaaagaaaggttttaaCGGCTGTGACAGCCCGGAGCCCGACGGCGATGACTCGATAGACCAGAGCCCCTTGATGGAGGATAAATACCGTAAAGGCAGCGAGGATCTGGATATCCTGTTCAAGCGATACGGT TCCGCAGTGCCCGCTCCGAACTTCGCCATGCCCGTGACGGTGCCGGTGACCAACCAAAACACGCTGCAGTTCAGCAACCCGGGCAGTTCGCTAGTGACCCAGTCCCTGGTGACCTCCTCGCTGACGGACCCCCGGCTCCTCTCGCCGCAGCAACCGGCGCTGCAGAGAAACACCGTGTCCCCGGGGCTGCCACAGAGGCCAGCCAGCGCAG GGGCGATGCTTGGGGGAGATCTGAACAACACGAACGGAGCCTGCCCGAGCCCCGTGG GAAACGGCTACGTGAGTGCCAGAGCCTCTCCGGGTCTCCTTCCCGTGTCCAACGGCAGCAGCTTGGGCAAGATCATCCCAGCCAAGTCCCCGCCACCGCCCTCCCACAGCACGCAGCTTGCCACCAACAGCCGCAAGCCGGATTTACGTGTGATCACCTCGCAGAGTGGGAAGGGGCTAATGCACCATTTG AATACGCAGCGGTTAGGTGTCTCCCAAGCAACTCACTCTTTAACCACACCGGTTGTTTCTGTCGCTACTCCGAGTTTGCTGACGCAGGGGCTGCCTTTCTCTGCCATGCCCACAGCGTACAACACAG ATTATCAACTGACAAGCGCCGAGTTGTCTTCGCTGCCAGCGTTCAGCTCACCTGGTGGGCTGTCCCTCGGCAACATCTCTgcttggcagcagcagcagcagcaacagcaacagcagcagcagcagcagcagcagcaacagcaacagcagcagcaacagcagcagcaacagcagcagcaacagcaccTGGTTCCTGTATCACTAGGAAATTTAAT ACAAGGGAGTCACTTGTCCCACACCACCACTTTGACTGTCAACACCAACCCCAACATCAGCATCAAGTCGGAACCCGTCTCGCCCAACCGGGAAAGAAACACTGCTACCCCGCTCAGCACCTTCCCCCACCAGCCGCGGCACGAGCCCACCGGCCGCTCGCCCGTCGACAGCCTCAGCAGCAACACCAGCTCCTACGAAGGCAGCAGCGAGCGGGACGATCCTGCCCGCCCCGATTTCGGCTCATCCCTGGGCCTCCTGCGACCCACCAGCGAGCCCGAGGGGGAAAGCCCCTCTGTAAAGCGTATGCGTTTGGATACCTGGGTCACATAA
- the MEF2D gene encoding myocyte-specific enhancer factor 2D isoform X2, giving the protein MGRKKIQIQRITDERNRQVTFTKRKFGLMKKAYELSVLCDCEIALIIFNHSNKLFQYASTDMDKVLLKYTEYNEPHESRTNADIIETLRKKGFNGCDSPEPDGDDSIDQSPLMEDKYRKGSEDLDILFKRYGSAVPAPNFAMPVTVPVTNQNTLQFSNPGSSLVTQSLVTSSLTDPRLLSPQQPALQRNTVSPGLPQRPASAGAMLGGDLNNTNGACPSPVGNGYVSARASPGLLPVSNGSSLGKIIPAKSPPPPSHSTQLATNSRKPDLRVITSQSGKGLMHHLTEDHLALNTQRLGVSQATHSLTTPVVSVATPSLLTQGLPFSAMPTAYNTDYQLTSAELSSLPAFSSPGGLSLGNISAWQQQQQQQQQQQQQQQQQQQQQQQQQQQQQQQQHLVPVSLGNLIQGSHLSHTTTLTVNTNPNISIKSEPVSPNRERNTATPLSTFPHQPRHEPTGRSPVDSLSSNTSSYEGSSERDDPARPDFGSSLGLLRPTSEPEGESPSVKRMRLDTWVT; this is encoded by the exons atggggagaaaaaagatcCAGATCCAGCGGATCACAGACGAGCGGAATCGGCAG GTGACCTTCACCAAGCGCAAGTTTGGCTTGATGAAGAAAGCCTACGAGCTGAGCGTCCTCTGCGACTGCGAGATCGCCCTGATCATCTTCAACCACTCGAACAAGCTGTTCCAGTATGCCAGCACCGACATGGACAAGGTGCTGCTCAAGTACACCGAGTACAATGAGCCCCACGAGAGCCGGACCAACGCGGACATCATTGAG ACATTaagaaagaaaggttttaaCGGCTGTGACAGCCCGGAGCCCGACGGCGATGACTCGATAGACCAGAGCCCCTTGATGGAGGATAAATACCGTAAAGGCAGCGAGGATCTGGATATCCTGTTCAAGCGATACGGT TCCGCAGTGCCCGCTCCGAACTTCGCCATGCCCGTGACGGTGCCGGTGACCAACCAAAACACGCTGCAGTTCAGCAACCCGGGCAGTTCGCTAGTGACCCAGTCCCTGGTGACCTCCTCGCTGACGGACCCCCGGCTCCTCTCGCCGCAGCAACCGGCGCTGCAGAGAAACACCGTGTCCCCGGGGCTGCCACAGAGGCCAGCCAGCGCAG GGGCGATGCTTGGGGGAGATCTGAACAACACGAACGGAGCCTGCCCGAGCCCCGTGG GAAACGGCTACGTGAGTGCCAGAGCCTCTCCGGGTCTCCTTCCCGTGTCCAACGGCAGCAGCTTGGGCAAGATCATCCCAGCCAAGTCCCCGCCACCGCCCTCCCACAGCACGCAGCTTGCCACCAACAGCCGCAAGCCGGATTTACGTGTGATCACCTCGCAGAGTGGGAAGGGGCTAATGCACCATTTG ACGGAGGACCACTTGGCTCTG AATACGCAGCGGTTAGGTGTCTCCCAAGCAACTCACTCTTTAACCACACCGGTTGTTTCTGTCGCTACTCCGAGTTTGCTGACGCAGGGGCTGCCTTTCTCTGCCATGCCCACAGCGTACAACACAG ATTATCAACTGACAAGCGCCGAGTTGTCTTCGCTGCCAGCGTTCAGCTCACCTGGTGGGCTGTCCCTCGGCAACATCTCTgcttggcagcagcagcagcagcaacagcaacagcagcagcagcagcagcagcagcaacagcaacagcagcagcaacagcagcagcaacagcagcagcaacagcaccTGGTTCCTGTATCACTAGGAAATTTAAT ACAAGGGAGTCACTTGTCCCACACCACCACTTTGACTGTCAACACCAACCCCAACATCAGCATCAAGTCGGAACCCGTCTCGCCCAACCGGGAAAGAAACACTGCTACCCCGCTCAGCACCTTCCCCCACCAGCCGCGGCACGAGCCCACCGGCCGCTCGCCCGTCGACAGCCTCAGCAGCAACACCAGCTCCTACGAAGGCAGCAGCGAGCGGGACGATCCTGCCCGCCCCGATTTCGGCTCATCCCTGGGCCTCCTGCGACCCACCAGCGAGCCCGAGGGGGAAAGCCCCTCTGTAAAGCGTATGCGTTTGGATACCTGGGTCACATAA
- the MEF2D gene encoding myocyte-specific enhancer factor 2D isoform X3, with the protein MGRKKIQIQRITDERNRQVTFTKRKFGLMKKAYELSVLCDCEIALIIFNHSNKLFQYASTDMDKVLLKYTEYNEPHESRTNADIIEALNKKHRECESPEGDEVFALTPQTEEKYKKIDEEFDKMMQSYRLASAVPAPNFAMPVTVPVTNQNTLQFSNPGSSLVTQSLVTSSLTDPRLLSPQQPALQRNTVSPGLPQRPASAGAMLGGDLNNTNGACPSPVGNGYVSARASPGLLPVSNGSSLGKIIPAKSPPPPSHSTQLATNSRKPDLRVITSQSGKGLMHHLTEDHLALQNTQRLGVSQATHSLTTPVVSVATPSLLTQGLPFSAMPTAYNTDYQLTSAELSSLPAFSSPGGLSLGNISAWQQQQQQQQQQQQQQQQQQQQQQQQQQQQQQQQHLVPVSLGNLIQGSHLSHTTTLTVNTNPNISIKSEPVSPNRERNTATPLSTFPHQPRHEPTGRSPVDSLSSNTSSYEGSSERDDPARPDFGSSLGLLRPTSEPEGESPSVKRMRLDTWVT; encoded by the exons atggggagaaaaaagatcCAGATCCAGCGGATCACAGACGAGCGGAATCGGCAG GTGACCTTCACCAAGCGCAAGTTTGGCTTGATGAAGAAAGCCTACGAGCTGAGCGTCCTCTGCGACTGCGAGATCGCCCTGATCATCTTCAACCACTCGAACAAGCTGTTCCAGTATGCCAGCACCGACATGGACAAGGTGCTGCTCAAGTACACCGAGTACAATGAGCCCCACGAGAGCCGGACCAACGCGGACATCATTGAG GCGCTGAACAAGAAGCACAGGGAGTGCGAGAGCCCGGAAGGGGATGAAGTGTTTGCGTTGACCCCACAGACggaagagaaatataaaaagattGATGAGGAGTTTGATAAAATGATGCAGAGTTACCGGCTCGCA TCCGCAGTGCCCGCTCCGAACTTCGCCATGCCCGTGACGGTGCCGGTGACCAACCAAAACACGCTGCAGTTCAGCAACCCGGGCAGTTCGCTAGTGACCCAGTCCCTGGTGACCTCCTCGCTGACGGACCCCCGGCTCCTCTCGCCGCAGCAACCGGCGCTGCAGAGAAACACCGTGTCCCCGGGGCTGCCACAGAGGCCAGCCAGCGCAG GGGCGATGCTTGGGGGAGATCTGAACAACACGAACGGAGCCTGCCCGAGCCCCGTGG GAAACGGCTACGTGAGTGCCAGAGCCTCTCCGGGTCTCCTTCCCGTGTCCAACGGCAGCAGCTTGGGCAAGATCATCCCAGCCAAGTCCCCGCCACCGCCCTCCCACAGCACGCAGCTTGCCACCAACAGCCGCAAGCCGGATTTACGTGTGATCACCTCGCAGAGTGGGAAGGGGCTAATGCACCATTTG ACGGAGGACCACTTGGCTCTG CAGAATACGCAGCGGTTAGGTGTCTCCCAAGCAACTCACTCTTTAACCACACCGGTTGTTTCTGTCGCTACTCCGAGTTTGCTGACGCAGGGGCTGCCTTTCTCTGCCATGCCCACAGCGTACAACACAG ATTATCAACTGACAAGCGCCGAGTTGTCTTCGCTGCCAGCGTTCAGCTCACCTGGTGGGCTGTCCCTCGGCAACATCTCTgcttggcagcagcagcagcagcaacagcaacagcagcagcagcagcagcagcagcaacagcaacagcagcagcaacagcagcagcaacagcagcagcaacagcaccTGGTTCCTGTATCACTAGGAAATTTAAT ACAAGGGAGTCACTTGTCCCACACCACCACTTTGACTGTCAACACCAACCCCAACATCAGCATCAAGTCGGAACCCGTCTCGCCCAACCGGGAAAGAAACACTGCTACCCCGCTCAGCACCTTCCCCCACCAGCCGCGGCACGAGCCCACCGGCCGCTCGCCCGTCGACAGCCTCAGCAGCAACACCAGCTCCTACGAAGGCAGCAGCGAGCGGGACGATCCTGCCCGCCCCGATTTCGGCTCATCCCTGGGCCTCCTGCGACCCACCAGCGAGCCCGAGGGGGAAAGCCCCTCTGTAAAGCGTATGCGTTTGGATACCTGGGTCACATAA
- the MEF2D gene encoding myocyte-specific enhancer factor 2D isoform X4 produces MGRKKIQIQRITDERNRQVTFTKRKFGLMKKAYELSVLCDCEIALIIFNHSNKLFQYASTDMDKVLLKYTEYNEPHESRTNADIIEALNKKHRECESPEGDEVFALTPQTEEKYKKIDEEFDKMMQSYRLASAVPAPNFAMPVTVPVTNQNTLQFSNPGSSLVTQSLVTSSLTDPRLLSPQQPALQRNTVSPGLPQRPASAGAMLGGDLNNTNGACPSPVGNGYVSARASPGLLPVSNGSSLGKIIPAKSPPPPSHSTQLATNSRKPDLRVITSQSGKGLMHHLTEDHLALNTQRLGVSQATHSLTTPVVSVATPSLLTQGLPFSAMPTAYNTDYQLTSAELSSLPAFSSPGGLSLGNISAWQQQQQQQQQQQQQQQQQQQQQQQQQQQQQQQQHLVPVSLGNLIQGSHLSHTTTLTVNTNPNISIKSEPVSPNRERNTATPLSTFPHQPRHEPTGRSPVDSLSSNTSSYEGSSERDDPARPDFGSSLGLLRPTSEPEGESPSVKRMRLDTWVT; encoded by the exons atggggagaaaaaagatcCAGATCCAGCGGATCACAGACGAGCGGAATCGGCAG GTGACCTTCACCAAGCGCAAGTTTGGCTTGATGAAGAAAGCCTACGAGCTGAGCGTCCTCTGCGACTGCGAGATCGCCCTGATCATCTTCAACCACTCGAACAAGCTGTTCCAGTATGCCAGCACCGACATGGACAAGGTGCTGCTCAAGTACACCGAGTACAATGAGCCCCACGAGAGCCGGACCAACGCGGACATCATTGAG GCGCTGAACAAGAAGCACAGGGAGTGCGAGAGCCCGGAAGGGGATGAAGTGTTTGCGTTGACCCCACAGACggaagagaaatataaaaagattGATGAGGAGTTTGATAAAATGATGCAGAGTTACCGGCTCGCA TCCGCAGTGCCCGCTCCGAACTTCGCCATGCCCGTGACGGTGCCGGTGACCAACCAAAACACGCTGCAGTTCAGCAACCCGGGCAGTTCGCTAGTGACCCAGTCCCTGGTGACCTCCTCGCTGACGGACCCCCGGCTCCTCTCGCCGCAGCAACCGGCGCTGCAGAGAAACACCGTGTCCCCGGGGCTGCCACAGAGGCCAGCCAGCGCAG GGGCGATGCTTGGGGGAGATCTGAACAACACGAACGGAGCCTGCCCGAGCCCCGTGG GAAACGGCTACGTGAGTGCCAGAGCCTCTCCGGGTCTCCTTCCCGTGTCCAACGGCAGCAGCTTGGGCAAGATCATCCCAGCCAAGTCCCCGCCACCGCCCTCCCACAGCACGCAGCTTGCCACCAACAGCCGCAAGCCGGATTTACGTGTGATCACCTCGCAGAGTGGGAAGGGGCTAATGCACCATTTG ACGGAGGACCACTTGGCTCTG AATACGCAGCGGTTAGGTGTCTCCCAAGCAACTCACTCTTTAACCACACCGGTTGTTTCTGTCGCTACTCCGAGTTTGCTGACGCAGGGGCTGCCTTTCTCTGCCATGCCCACAGCGTACAACACAG ATTATCAACTGACAAGCGCCGAGTTGTCTTCGCTGCCAGCGTTCAGCTCACCTGGTGGGCTGTCCCTCGGCAACATCTCTgcttggcagcagcagcagcagcaacagcaacagcagcagcagcagcagcagcagcaacagcaacagcagcagcaacagcagcagcaacagcagcagcaacagcaccTGGTTCCTGTATCACTAGGAAATTTAAT ACAAGGGAGTCACTTGTCCCACACCACCACTTTGACTGTCAACACCAACCCCAACATCAGCATCAAGTCGGAACCCGTCTCGCCCAACCGGGAAAGAAACACTGCTACCCCGCTCAGCACCTTCCCCCACCAGCCGCGGCACGAGCCCACCGGCCGCTCGCCCGTCGACAGCCTCAGCAGCAACACCAGCTCCTACGAAGGCAGCAGCGAGCGGGACGATCCTGCCCGCCCCGATTTCGGCTCATCCCTGGGCCTCCTGCGACCCACCAGCGAGCCCGAGGGGGAAAGCCCCTCTGTAAAGCGTATGCGTTTGGATACCTGGGTCACATAA